The Chordicoccus furentiruminis DNA window ATCCTCCTCATGCGGCGCGCGGCGCCATGCTCTTCGGTCTTACTGACGCCGCGTGAAAAGCCGTGATTGTTCCGATATCGCACCGGCGGTCATCCGGCGCGCATCTGCTGATATCATTCGCCTGAGCGGGCCGCTCAGGCCTCCTCGCTCTCCCGGAGGGAAAGCCCGAGCTCCTTGAGCTTGGCGAGAACCTCCTCAAGGGACTTCCGTCCGAGATTTCGAACCTTCATCATATCCTCCGGCGTCCGGCTGCAAAGCTCTTCCACCGTGTTGATGCCGGCTCTCTTGAGGCAGTTGTAGGAACGGACGGAAAGCTCAAGCTCATCGATATTCATCTCGAGAGCCTTCTCCTTCTCGTCGTTCTCCTTCTCACTCATGATCTCCGCGGTTCTGGCCGTATCCGTCAGATCGATGAACAGCTTGAGATGCTCGCTGAGCACCTTCGCCGCCAGACTGACCGCCTCCTCGGGGCTGAGCGTACCGCGTGTCCAGACATCAAGGGTCAGCTTGTCGAAATCGGTCTGCTGGCCGACACGCGTATTCTCCACATTCATGTTCACGCGGTCGATCGGCGTGTAGATCGCATCCACGGCGATCTCTCCGATCGGCTGGTCGCTCTTCTTGCCCTTGTCAGCGCTGACGTAGCCCCGGCCCTTCGTGATCGTCATTTCCATATTCAGCTTGCTGTTCGGACCGCCGTCCAGCGTCGCGATCACCTGATCCGGGTTCATGATTTCGATGTCAGAATCGACCTGAATGTCGGACGCTCTGACCACGCCTTCGCCCTCATACTCAATGTAGGCTGTCTTCGGCTCATCCGTCTCGGACGTATTCCGGATCGCAAGCGATTTGAGATTCATGATAATCTCGGACACGTCTTCCTTAACGCCAGGGATCGGACTGAATTCATGAAGCACACCGTCGATCTTCACCCGGCTGACAGCCGCACCCGGGAGCGAGGAGAGCATGATTCTGCGAAGCGAATTGCCAAGCGTCGTGCCGTAGCCGCGCTCAAGCGGCTCCACGACGAACCGGCCGAAACGCTTGTCGGGTGACAGCTCCTCGATCGTAATCTTCGGTTTATTAAAATCGAACACTTGAATCCCTCCTTAAGGAT harbors:
- a CDS encoding DNA-directed RNA polymerase subunit alpha, translated to MFDFNKPKITIEELSPDKRFGRFVVEPLERGYGTTLGNSLRRIMLSSLPGAAVSRVKIDGVLHEFSPIPGVKEDVSEIIMNLKSLAIRNTSETDEPKTAYIEYEGEGVVRASDIQVDSDIEIMNPDQVIATLDGGPNSKLNMEMTITKGRGYVSADKGKKSDQPIGEIAVDAIYTPIDRVNMNVENTRVGQQTDFDKLTLDVWTRGTLSPEEAVSLAAKVLSEHLKLFIDLTDTARTAEIMSEKENDEKEKALEMNIDELELSVRSYNCLKRAGINTVEELCSRTPEDMMKVRNLGRKSLEEVLAKLKELGLSLRESEEA